CGGCAAGAAGGCCAAGGCGTACTCGCTCGGCATGAAACAGCGCCTGGGCCTCGCGGCGGCCCTCCTGCAACCCCGCAAGCTCCTCGTCCTCGACGAGCCGACCAACGGCCTCGACCCGCAGGGGATGCGTGAAATCCGTTCCCTGGTGAGGGAGTTGGCCTCGGACGGCACGACGGTCTTCCTGTCCTCGCATCTGCTGGACGAGATCGAGCAGGTGTGTACCCACGCGGCCGTGATGGCCCAGGGCCGCCTGATCACCCAGGGCCCGGTGGCCGACCTGGCGGCGGGGACGCGGGGACGGCTGGTGGTCACGACCCCGGACACGGGGGACGCGGCGCGGGTGCTGAAGGAACAGGGCGTCGCGGATGTCGTGGTCGCCGAGGACCGGGTGACCGCGGATCCCCCGGACGGCGAACTGGCCGACATCAACGCCGCGTTGGTGGGAGCGGGCGTGCGCGTACGGGCCTTCGGAGTGGAACGGGCCTCGCTGGAGGACGCCTTCGTGGCGCTGACGGGAGAGGGCTTCGATGTCGCGGGCTGAGGTCCCGGTCAAGCCGAGTCCGTTGTGGACCTTCGGGTTGTTCCGCAGTGAGCTGATCACCACCTTCCGCCGCTGGCGCACCCTCGCGCTCCTCGGCGTCCTCGCGGCCGTACCGATTCTCGTCGGCATCGCCGTGAAGATCGAGACGGGCGACGGCGGCCCCCGAGGAGGCGGCGGTGGCGGCCCCGCCTTCGTCTCGCAGATCACCAACAACGGCCTGTTCCTGGTCTTCACCGCACTCGCCGCCACCCTTCCCTTCTTCCTCCCCATGGCCATCGGCGTCATCGCGGGCGACGCGATAGCCGGTGAGTCGAACGCCGGCACCCTGCGCTACCTCCTGGTCGCCCCGGCCGGCCGCACCCGCCTCCTCCTCACCAAGTACGCGACGGTGATGACCTTCTGTCTCGTGGCCACCCTGGTGGTCGCGGCCTCGGCGCTCACGGTCGGCGCCCTGCTCTTCCCGCTGGGGGACCTGACCACCATCTCCGGCACGGAGATCAGCTTCGGCGAAGGCCTCGGCCGGGCCTTCCTGATCGCCCTGGTGGTCGCCGCGTCACTGACCGGCGTGGCGGCCCTCGGTCTGTTCGTGTCGACGCTGACGGGCAGCGGCATCGCCGCGATGGCGACGACCGTGGGTCTGCTCATCACGGTCCAGATCCTCGACCAGATCCCCCAACTGCACGCGCTCCAGCCGTACTTCTTCTCCCACTACTGGCTGTCCTTCGCCGACCTCATGCGCGAACCCGTCTACTGGGACGACCTGGTGAAGAACCTCGGCCTCCAGGCCCTGTACGCGGCGGTCTTCGGCTCGGCGGCATGGGCGAGGTTCACGACGAAGGACATCACGGCCTGAGCACCGGTCACGGGGTCTCGTACGGGAAGCGCGCGAGCGGTGCCTCCTGGGCGAAGAACGTCTTCGCCCGGGCCAGCGCATCGGTGTCGCCGAGTACGTC
Above is a window of Streptomyces sp. NBC_00490 DNA encoding:
- a CDS encoding ABC transporter permease, with product MSRAEVPVKPSPLWTFGLFRSELITTFRRWRTLALLGVLAAVPILVGIAVKIETGDGGPRGGGGGGPAFVSQITNNGLFLVFTALAATLPFFLPMAIGVIAGDAIAGESNAGTLRYLLVAPAGRTRLLLTKYATVMTFCLVATLVVAASALTVGALLFPLGDLTTISGTEISFGEGLGRAFLIALVVAASLTGVAALGLFVSTLTGSGIAAMATTVGLLITVQILDQIPQLHALQPYFFSHYWLSFADLMREPVYWDDLVKNLGLQALYAAVFGSAAWARFTTKDITA
- a CDS encoding ABC transporter ATP-binding protein yields the protein MDQPPATEPQPEGDGDSADVGDTVIHTRALTKRYRGGQLAVDGLDLTVPAGSVFGFLGPNGSGKTTTIRMLMGLIEPTSGSARVLDRPMPRSSRAVLPHVGALIEGPALYGFLSGRDNLIRYDAADPTADPRTRRARVATALDRVGLAAAAGKKAKAYSLGMKQRLGLAAALLQPRKLLVLDEPTNGLDPQGMREIRSLVRELASDGTTVFLSSHLLDEIEQVCTHAAVMAQGRLITQGPVADLAAGTRGRLVVTTPDTGDAARVLKEQGVADVVVAEDRVTADPPDGELADINAALVGAGVRVRAFGVERASLEDAFVALTGEGFDVAG